A genomic segment from Leptospira perdikensis encodes:
- a CDS encoding TerC family protein, with product MEILSDPSVWLALLTLTALEIVLGIDNIIFISILSSRLPKTKQKSARQIGLMLAMVTRILLLFSLSLIMKLTAPVFTIINHAISGRDIILILGGLFLIAKSTTEIHHKLEGEPELEEGSGKRISFTKVIIQIMILDIVFSLDSVITAVGMTDQLGVMITAVVLSVGFMLLSSGSISDFVDQHPTIKILALSFLILIGVALLGEGLELHIPKGYIYFAMCFSVIVEFLNMKLRSKK from the coding sequence ATAGAAATTCTCTCCGACCCGTCGGTATGGCTTGCCCTTTTGACTTTGACTGCTTTGGAAATTGTCCTAGGCATTGACAACATCATCTTTATCTCTATTCTTTCCTCTCGTCTGCCAAAAACGAAACAAAAGTCTGCCCGCCAAATCGGACTGATGCTTGCCATGGTGACAAGAATCCTTTTGTTATTTTCTCTTTCTCTCATCATGAAACTCACGGCTCCGGTTTTTACTATCATCAACCATGCCATCAGTGGTCGTGATATCATTCTGATTTTGGGAGGACTTTTTCTCATTGCCAAATCCACTACAGAGATCCATCACAAATTAGAAGGAGAACCGGAGTTAGAAGAAGGTTCCGGGAAACGAATTTCCTTTACCAAAGTCATCATCCAAATTATGATTCTGGACATTGTGTTCTCTTTGGATTCTGTGATCACCGCTGTTGGAATGACTGACCAGTTAGGTGTGATGATTACCGCTGTGGTTTTGTCTGTAGGATTTATGTTGTTATCGAGTGGAAGTATTTCCGATTTTGTAGACCAACATCCCACAATTAAAATCTTAGCGCTGAGTTTTTTAATATTGATAGGTGTTGCCCTTCTCGGGGAAGGATTGGAATTACATATACCAAAAGGTTATATTTACTTTGCGATGTGTTTTTCTGTGATTGTTGAGTTCTTAAATATGAAACTTCGTTCCAAAAAATAA
- a CDS encoding DUF1569 domain-containing protein → MKRKDFLKKTALSYSILHLPLRAEGTAKEESKSETSNESPWQEADDLSDLRELLVKLQADTDDFKLSGSWAPGKVFAHCAQSIEYSLKGYPEMKSSLFRGSIGKVAFSIFAFKNKMNHGLEEPIPGAEDISNVTEIKAGIKRLIQAIDDFSKTKESSLRPHFAYGELTKEEYDVAHSLHIKNHMERVLG, encoded by the coding sequence ATGAAACGAAAAGATTTCTTAAAAAAAACAGCTTTGTCTTATAGCATTCTCCATTTGCCACTTCGTGCAGAAGGAACTGCCAAGGAAGAATCAAAATCAGAGACATCCAATGAATCTCCTTGGCAAGAAGCGGATGATCTTTCCGACCTTCGGGAACTCCTAGTTAAGTTACAAGCCGATACCGACGATTTTAAACTTTCTGGCAGTTGGGCTCCGGGAAAGGTATTTGCTCACTGCGCTCAAAGTATCGAATATTCTCTCAAAGGATATCCAGAGATGAAGTCTTCGCTCTTTCGTGGATCGATTGGTAAGGTTGCCTTTTCTATTTTTGCTTTTAAAAACAAAATGAATCACGGATTGGAAGAACCCATTCCTGGTGCCGAAGATATATCCAATGTTACGGAAATCAAAGCCGGGATTAAAAGACTCATCCAAGCCATTGATGATTTTTCCAAAACAAAAGAATCCTCGTTAAGACCTCATTTTGCTTATGGTGAACTTACTAAAGAAGAGTATGATGTAGCACATAGCCTTCACATCAAAAATCACATGGAACGAGTTTTAGGGTAA
- a CDS encoding hybrid sensor histidine kinase/response regulator, giving the protein MILSVFFSSIQKSFCDLLIFCRYPLILILIVLGTTSCRFDAYPTLLAKDGVLDARSADLSGETINFTGKWEFYWNEFLDPKVESPENKSYLKVGVPWFSQENEDGEVYPSFGFATYRLTVLLPDPPAENQNLALLVPVLHSAYKMYVNGELVAENGVISKTEKNYQPSFHVKIIPLKTLSQKLDLVIHISNFSHKYAGIHGIIRFGKIQNIISIWNVNFTVSWILMIFMLLLSIYYALVYFINRSERNALRMAFVYLGILILTSTLIETRILFNLFSDEYCVTLFRFSRIGFILVMYFGAYILLNMTQVRFFKRMLIFLKLYALTFLLVAMFTPVSNLAKISFYFEFLSTIFVVLGLFSVSLALYFQRKESRLYFFSLLLAIIGGFIDLFLISHPSFGYRPLGLVSLYLFIFPQTLGVTFGLVRVYKRSESLSKELYKRKEALEKKVKARTLELEKANRWKANFVSLISHDLRSPLNSVNQILDVIDFSFNESTEVEKKKFLEICKTGVTQSLRMLEQLLDVSRFDAFGTKLIQTRFSVNDLLNEIIESVEPLATLKGIRIQKDTPIQAEIIADRTLIGEVFKNILTNSIKYSYLNSEVWVGVSYKGKWLSVEIRDRGLGMSEEQIHKLTGEENIKSMPGTAGERGTGLGLQLCMNILEAHFGKLRIKSVLGVGSSFEISLSKSTKSVLLVDDSGNFRSDLAEVMRRNQWIVIEAGNGEEALSHLSRITPTLLITDLQMPGMNGISLIHEWEGRRHKDQKIPIILISSDAPLSGGDKFLEEEGLESIVSAYLSKMYKAEDLCQQIEFILP; this is encoded by the coding sequence ATGATTCTCAGCGTATTCTTCTCATCCATCCAAAAATCTTTTTGTGACTTACTTATTTTTTGTAGATATCCCTTAATTTTGATCCTTATCGTACTGGGCACCACCTCCTGCCGGTTTGATGCCTACCCAACCTTACTGGCAAAAGATGGTGTTCTGGATGCAAGGTCGGCTGATCTTTCAGGGGAAACCATAAACTTTACGGGAAAATGGGAATTTTATTGGAATGAGTTTTTAGATCCGAAGGTAGAATCTCCCGAAAACAAATCTTACTTAAAAGTGGGTGTACCTTGGTTTTCACAAGAGAATGAAGACGGGGAAGTATACCCCAGTTTTGGATTTGCGACCTACCGCCTAACAGTCCTTTTACCCGACCCACCTGCCGAGAATCAAAATTTAGCTCTTTTGGTTCCTGTTCTTCATAGTGCGTATAAAATGTACGTAAATGGTGAGTTAGTTGCTGAAAATGGAGTCATCTCAAAAACAGAAAAAAACTACCAACCTTCTTTTCATGTAAAAATCATCCCACTTAAAACACTTTCTCAAAAATTAGATTTGGTCATTCATATATCTAACTTTTCACATAAGTACGCTGGTATTCACGGGATCATTCGATTTGGAAAAATACAAAATATCATCAGTATCTGGAACGTAAATTTTACTGTTTCTTGGATTCTTATGATTTTTATGTTACTTCTTTCCATATATTATGCGTTAGTTTATTTTATTAACAGGTCAGAAAGAAATGCTCTTCGGATGGCTTTTGTTTATTTAGGAATTTTAATTTTAACTTCTACTTTGATTGAAACAAGAATTCTATTTAATCTTTTTTCGGATGAATACTGCGTAACTTTATTTCGATTCTCTCGAATCGGATTTATTTTGGTAATGTATTTTGGAGCTTATATCCTTCTCAATATGACTCAAGTGCGTTTTTTTAAACGTATGTTGATTTTTCTAAAACTTTATGCACTTACGTTTCTTCTTGTTGCTATGTTTACTCCCGTCTCGAATCTTGCAAAAATTTCTTTTTATTTTGAATTCCTTTCCACAATTTTTGTTGTTCTCGGACTTTTTTCCGTTTCTCTCGCATTGTACTTCCAACGAAAGGAAAGTAGATTGTATTTCTTTAGTTTACTTTTGGCAATCATCGGCGGGTTCATTGATTTGTTTTTAATCTCCCATCCAAGTTTTGGTTATAGGCCTCTAGGACTCGTTTCTTTGTATTTGTTTATTTTTCCACAGACACTCGGTGTTACTTTTGGCCTTGTTCGTGTTTATAAACGGTCCGAATCTTTATCCAAAGAATTATACAAAAGAAAAGAAGCTCTCGAAAAAAAAGTTAAAGCCCGTACTTTGGAATTGGAAAAAGCCAATCGTTGGAAAGCAAACTTTGTTTCTCTTATTTCGCATGACTTACGTTCGCCGCTAAACAGTGTAAATCAAATTTTGGATGTAATTGATTTCAGTTTTAATGAATCCACAGAAGTGGAAAAAAAGAAATTTTTGGAAATTTGTAAAACGGGTGTCACTCAGTCTCTGCGAATGTTGGAACAATTATTGGATGTCAGTCGTTTTGATGCCTTCGGAACCAAACTCATCCAAACTCGATTTTCTGTGAATGATCTATTAAATGAAATCATTGAATCGGTGGAACCACTCGCCACTCTTAAAGGAATTCGTATCCAAAAGGATACTCCCATCCAGGCTGAAATCATTGCCGATAGAACCTTGATTGGGGAAGTTTTTAAAAATATCTTAACCAATTCCATCAAATACTCTTATCTCAATTCGGAAGTTTGGGTAGGAGTTTCTTACAAAGGGAAATGGTTGTCTGTGGAAATTCGTGACCGTGGTCTTGGAATGAGCGAAGAACAAATCCACAAACTCACTGGAGAAGAGAATATCAAAAGTATGCCGGGAACGGCCGGAGAACGCGGAACAGGACTTGGTTTACAACTTTGTATGAATATCCTCGAAGCCCATTTTGGAAAACTTCGAATCAAATCTGTACTCGGTGTTGGATCTTCTTTTGAGATTTCTCTCTCTAAAAGTACGAAATCGGTTCTCCTTGTGGATGATTCTGGAAACTTTAGATCGGACTTAGCGGAGGTTATGCGAAGAAATCAATGGATTGTAATTGAAGCAGGAAATGGCGAAGAAGCATTATCTCATCTCTCTCGGATCACTCCAACTTTACTCATAACGGATTTACAAATGCCAGGAATGAACGGAATTTCTCTCATCCATGAATGGGAAGGCCGTCGTCACAAAGACCAGAAGATTCCTATCATTCTGATCAGTTCCGATGCCCCTCTTTCCGGTGGTGACAAATTTTTGGAAGAAGAGGGATTGGAATCGATTGTTTCTGCTTATCTTTCGAAAATGTATAAGGCAGAAGATCTCTGCCAACAAATAGAGTTTATTTTACCCTAA
- a CDS encoding response regulator transcription factor, with amino-acid sequence MESVKIAILEDHSVVTEGIISILKSNPFFSLAGEFRTAADLFHFLESSPIHLLVLDIDLPDRNGIDVLREIKEKHQPTKVIIFSLHGSRVYVEDALKAKADGYMLKSDPISKLPEVIELVMKGGSFVSDGVSKVQLPFSAFQMEILNLLVQGLSQNEVADRIQKSRKTVEYHLNQMRTKFSCKNNNELISKYEKEIQK; translated from the coding sequence GTGGAATCCGTTAAAATTGCCATCTTAGAAGACCATTCCGTTGTCACAGAAGGAATCATATCTATCTTAAAATCCAATCCTTTCTTTTCTCTGGCCGGAGAATTTCGAACTGCTGCTGATTTGTTTCATTTTTTAGAATCCAGTCCCATTCACTTATTGGTTTTGGATATCGACTTACCGGATCGTAATGGCATCGATGTTTTGCGCGAAATTAAAGAAAAACACCAACCTACAAAAGTCATTATCTTTTCCTTACATGGAAGTCGAGTTTATGTTGAAGATGCCCTTAAAGCGAAAGCTGACGGGTATATGCTAAAGTCAGATCCTATTTCCAAACTTCCCGAAGTCATTGAACTTGTGATGAAAGGTGGATCTTTTGTTTCCGATGGCGTGAGTAAAGTGCAACTTCCCTTCTCCGCTTTCCAAATGGAAATTCTAAATTTACTCGTACAGGGATTGTCTCAGAATGAAGTGGCGGACAGAATCCAAAAGTCGAGAAAAACAGTGGAATACCATCTCAACCAAATGCGTACCAAATTCTCTTGTAAGAACAACAACGAGCTCATTTCCAAGTACGAAAAAGAAATACAAAAATAG
- a CDS encoding SixA phosphatase family protein, with the protein MKQIYLLRHAKSEWDEPYDSDLERTLSRRGKEQSKALREYLKESRFEFDQCLVSPAERTQKTYSSLRKEILRFPKPDLREAIYDADKEDLLFLLHGLSPSVRSVCLVGHNPGLEELGSSLLFGETSPTKFQKFPTASFLGLSFPNESWKDLSWGSCQLAVFWIPGQIGKE; encoded by the coding sequence ATGAAACAAATTTATTTACTTCGTCATGCCAAATCAGAATGGGATGAACCTTATGATTCTGATTTGGAACGAACCCTTTCCAGGCGTGGGAAAGAACAATCCAAAGCCCTCAGAGAATACTTAAAAGAAAGCCGTTTCGAATTTGACCAGTGTTTGGTTTCTCCAGCAGAAAGGACGCAAAAAACCTATTCCTCTCTTCGGAAAGAAATCCTTCGTTTTCCAAAACCGGATCTACGGGAGGCCATCTACGATGCGGACAAAGAAGATCTCCTCTTTTTATTACACGGTCTTTCGCCAAGTGTTCGCTCTGTTTGCCTTGTGGGTCACAATCCGGGGTTAGAGGAATTAGGAAGTTCCCTTTTATTTGGGGAAACCTCTCCCACAAAATTTCAGAAATTTCCCACGGCCTCATTTCTCGGCTTGAGTTTTCCCAATGAATCGTGGAAAGATCTTAGCTGGGGCAGTTGCCAATTGGCAGTTTTCTGGATCCCTGGGCAAATAGGCAAAGAATGA
- the hpt gene encoding hypoxanthine phosphoribosyltransferase: MKPLYSEERIHHRVEELAREISRDFLSKDLVVIGILNGGFIFTADLCRSIAIPHEVDFMAASSYGDGTTSGNLKITKELKKSVKNKSVLLVEDIVDTGKTLEYLLEEVGKHNPKDLRVAALFWKQSKANPHIPVHYPGFIIEDEFLVGYGLDYKGRYRNLPYVAKLEGTE, encoded by the coding sequence ATGAAACCTTTATATTCAGAAGAACGAATCCATCACCGAGTCGAAGAACTAGCTCGTGAGATCTCTCGCGATTTTCTAAGCAAAGATCTAGTTGTGATTGGGATCTTAAATGGTGGTTTTATCTTCACAGCTGATCTTTGCCGTAGCATTGCCATCCCACATGAGGTGGACTTTATGGCCGCATCTTCTTACGGAGATGGAACCACTTCTGGAAATCTAAAAATCACCAAAGAACTAAAAAAATCTGTGAAAAACAAATCCGTTCTTCTTGTGGAAGACATTGTTGATACAGGAAAAACATTAGAATACCTATTAGAAGAAGTGGGAAAACACAATCCTAAAGACTTAAGAGTGGCTGCACTGTTTTGGAAACAAAGTAAAGCAAATCCTCACATTCCTGTTCATTATCCTGGTTTTATCATCGAAGATGAATTTCTTGTTGGTTATGGTTTGGACTACAAAGGTAGGTATCGTAACCTGCCTTATGTGGCGAAGTTGGAAGGAACGGAGTGA
- a CDS encoding NHL repeat-containing protein yields MPESFRLNPFLIYMYVRLIFFSLVLCFSSNCQMASLSNPCDSESKDFYPQLLISASIEGGFCQLKVVNTGDLYRFTDFTFYKSIPISVLPRLGSKSEVNISPSLPTGLYIDPSTGALSGTPTVPFERQRYTVYRKGVAQGQITVEVRDLAATKVYGQLGNLNCGLSYLNISCTTGGTPSASNLSGPNDVKTDNAGGVYIASANRVLYYPSGQTTATRVYGQHGLFTCDIANAHTNQSCMPLGAIAATTLSGPKGLLIDAANNLFVTDTGANRRMLVYPSESTIPIRAIGVPNFVTSGGGATSQSTLYTPIHLSPDSTGGFYVSDTGDCRTLYFPKDASLPTEVYGQPDFSSNGTTASASGLSTNQGVVADSQDGIYIADTGNHRVVYYPKGSNIATRVYGQVNFTSSGTSAVTSNTLNNPVAVSLDQSENLFVADLNNHRVLIYPRTTLVSGMTASSVVGQFGNFTCGADNNNGSCSPGSPTAQNLYRPTAVHFDKQGRMYISDYGNNRVLVY; encoded by the coding sequence TTGCCAGAATCCTTCCGTTTGAATCCTTTTCTTATATACATGTATGTTCGTTTGATTTTTTTCTCTTTGGTTCTCTGTTTTTCCAGTAACTGCCAAATGGCTTCTTTATCCAATCCTTGTGATAGTGAATCCAAAGACTTCTACCCACAACTCCTTATCTCAGCAAGTATCGAAGGTGGTTTTTGCCAATTAAAAGTTGTGAATACTGGTGACTTATACCGCTTCACCGATTTTACTTTTTATAAATCCATTCCCATTTCCGTATTACCAAGATTAGGTTCTAAATCAGAAGTCAACATCAGTCCGAGTCTACCCACTGGATTGTATATAGATCCAAGTACGGGAGCTTTGTCCGGAACTCCCACAGTCCCTTTCGAAAGACAAAGATATACTGTTTATCGCAAAGGTGTGGCACAAGGTCAAATCACTGTAGAAGTGCGTGATTTAGCAGCGACTAAAGTGTATGGACAATTGGGAAATTTAAACTGCGGACTTTCTTATCTGAATATCAGTTGCACGACAGGAGGAACACCTTCCGCTAGCAATTTATCGGGACCCAATGACGTAAAAACCGACAATGCAGGCGGAGTTTATATTGCAAGTGCCAATCGTGTATTATATTATCCGTCAGGACAAACAACTGCGACGCGGGTCTATGGACAACATGGTCTGTTTACGTGTGACATTGCCAACGCTCATACAAACCAAAGTTGTATGCCACTGGGAGCCATTGCGGCGACCACTCTCAGCGGACCGAAAGGATTGTTAATTGATGCGGCAAATAATCTTTTTGTAACGGATACAGGAGCCAATCGCCGGATGTTAGTATACCCCAGTGAAAGTACAATTCCCATTCGCGCCATTGGAGTTCCTAACTTTGTTACTTCTGGAGGTGGGGCGACATCTCAGTCTACTTTGTACACTCCCATCCATTTGAGTCCAGACAGCACTGGTGGATTCTATGTCTCTGACACTGGCGACTGCCGTACCCTCTATTTTCCGAAAGATGCAAGTTTACCCACAGAAGTTTACGGACAACCCGATTTTTCAAGTAATGGAACCACAGCTTCAGCGAGTGGCCTAAGCACCAACCAAGGTGTTGTTGCCGATTCTCAAGACGGAATTTATATAGCAGACACAGGAAACCACAGAGTTGTCTATTATCCGAAAGGATCCAATATCGCAACAAGAGTTTATGGACAAGTTAACTTTACTTCAAGTGGAACTAGTGCTGTAACGAGTAACACACTAAATAACCCCGTTGCAGTTTCTTTAGACCAAAGTGAAAACTTATTTGTCGCAGATTTAAATAACCATCGCGTTCTTATCTACCCTCGAACAACTCTTGTCTCTGGAATGACAGCCTCAAGTGTTGTTGGCCAATTTGGAAACTTTACTTGTGGTGCTGACAATAATAATGGTTCCTGTTCTCCAGGTTCACCCACTGCCCAAAATCTATATCGACCTACTGCCGTTCATTTTGACAAACAGGGAAGAATGTACATTTCTGATTATGGAAATAACAGGGTATTGGTATATTGA
- a CDS encoding NHL repeat-containing protein, with translation MFRKLIPILLPVIFFFSIGCKPDGLGNHCDPKADSFLETLTFQALTTAVSYHCGYNLVNIPPFGYRHSNYRLYLNFPVSIVPRYPKNSSYSIQGILPAGLTFDTTTGEIKGTSTALTTATNLTITRNSPGFGIVTITLQVVDTSPTMVYGQYGFYTCANTYNNGSCAPGTPTNQNLSFPFGVVTDNSGGVYISGVNRIQYHPPNSTVSSRVYGQFGNFTCDIANMISAGSCSNYINPSENTLNSVREIALDSQDGLYAVDMANHRVLYYTKNTIIPSVVYGQPGFTTGTAGSTSAISLNTPQSVVAAPDGGVYISESATHRVLYFPPGSTTATRVYGQTNFSSIVTNTTNVNLSGPFGITLDSEGGLYVVDTNNNRVLYFPAGSTIASRVYGQPNFITGTSGAVGPTTLSTPTKVALDQSENLYVSDTGNNRVVVYPKTTQTAGITAVAVFGQFNNLSCGVANNNGSCGGPAVGQNTLSTPTGIFFNQLGQLYVADQQNNRVLVY, from the coding sequence ATGTTCCGCAAATTGATTCCGATCTTACTTCCTGTTATTTTCTTTTTTTCCATTGGATGTAAACCCGATGGACTCGGAAACCATTGTGATCCCAAAGCAGATTCCTTTTTGGAAACGTTGACCTTCCAAGCCCTGACGACAGCTGTGTCCTATCATTGCGGTTACAATCTAGTCAACATTCCCCCATTTGGTTACAGACATTCCAATTACAGGCTCTATCTTAATTTTCCCGTTTCCATTGTCCCTCGCTATCCAAAGAATTCTAGTTATTCGATTCAAGGGATTTTACCTGCCGGTTTGACTTTTGATACCACAACAGGAGAAATCAAAGGTACGTCTACCGCTCTCACCACAGCCACGAATCTCACCATCACTAGAAATAGTCCCGGATTTGGAATTGTGACTATCACTTTGCAGGTGGTGGATACTAGTCCGACCATGGTGTATGGACAATATGGATTTTATACATGCGCCAATACATATAACAATGGTTCCTGTGCACCCGGAACTCCAACAAATCAGAACTTAAGTTTTCCCTTTGGAGTGGTCACTGACAACTCAGGCGGGGTGTACATTTCAGGTGTCAATCGTATTCAATACCATCCACCAAATTCAACTGTTTCATCTCGTGTTTATGGGCAATTTGGCAATTTTACATGCGATATTGCGAATATGATTTCTGCAGGATCTTGTTCAAATTATATAAACCCATCTGAAAATACCTTAAATTCTGTCAGAGAAATTGCATTAGATAGTCAGGACGGTTTGTATGCAGTAGACATGGCTAATCATCGTGTATTGTATTATACTAAAAATACAATCATACCTTCAGTGGTTTATGGACAACCAGGGTTTACAACAGGCACCGCGGGTTCTACAAGTGCGATATCATTAAACACACCGCAAAGTGTAGTTGCCGCACCTGATGGCGGAGTTTACATTTCAGAATCGGCTACCCACCGAGTTCTTTATTTTCCCCCAGGTTCTACCACTGCCACTCGTGTTTATGGGCAAACTAATTTCTCATCAATAGTCACAAATACAACCAATGTCAATCTAAGCGGTCCCTTTGGAATCACACTCGATTCGGAAGGTGGCCTCTATGTCGTTGATACAAATAACAACAGAGTACTTTACTTTCCTGCTGGTTCCACAATAGCCAGTCGAGTCTATGGCCAACCAAACTTTATTACGGGTACTAGTGGTGCAGTTGGACCAACTACACTTTCAACACCTACAAAAGTAGCACTGGATCAAAGCGAGAACCTATATGTTTCCGATACAGGAAACAATCGGGTGGTGGTATATCCGAAAACAACTCAAACTGCAGGAATTACTGCGGTGGCAGTGTTTGGACAATTTAATAATTTAAGTTGCGGGGTCGCCAACAACAATGGGAGTTGCGGTGGACCAGCCGTTGGACAAAATACTCTTTCCACTCCCACAGGAATTTTTTTCAACCAACTAGGCCAACTCTATGTCGCTGACCAACAGAATAACCGAGTATTGGTGTATTGA